In Macrobrachium rosenbergii isolate ZJJX-2024 chromosome 16, ASM4041242v1, whole genome shotgun sequence, a single genomic region encodes these proteins:
- the LOC136847002 gene encoding cuticle protein 19-like, which produces MSAKLFVIAALVAVACAAPSPESPPSYGPPPPSYKEPGMPYDFAYAVKDDYSGNDFAHDEKSDGTITSGSYRVLLPDGRTQIVTFTADHHNGYVAEVAYEGEASYPPPAKPAYGPPPPAYA; this is translated from the exons ATGTCTGCTAAG cTCTTCGTCATCGCCGCCCTCGTGGCCGTGGCCTGCGCCGCCCCCTCCCCTGAATCCCCACCATCCTAcggcccccctcccccatcctacAAGGAACCAGGAATGCCCTACGACTTCGCCTACGCCGTGAAAGACGACTACTCCGGCAACGACTTCGCCCACGACGAGAAGAGCGACGGAACCATCACCTCCGGCTCCTACCGCGTCCTCCTCCCCGACGGGCGCACCCAGATCGTCACCTTCACCGCCGACCACCACAACGGCTACGTCGCCGAAGTCGCCTACGAAGGAGAGGCCTCCTACCCTCCCCCAGCTAAGCCCGCCTACGGCCCACCCCCTCCAGCATATGCCTAA
- the LOC136847003 gene encoding cuticle protein 19-like yields MSAKLFVIAALVAVACAAPAPDSPPSYGPPPPSYKEPGMPFDFAYAVKDDYSGNDFAHDEKSDGHVTSGSYRVLLPDGRTQIVTFTADHENGYIAEVAYEGEASYPPPAKPAYGPPPPAYA; encoded by the exons ATGTCCGCTAAG CTCTTCGTCATCGCCGCCCTCGTGGCCGTAGCTTGCGCCGCCCCTGCCCCTGACTCCCCACCATCCTAcggcccccctcccccatcctacAAGGAACCAGGAATGCCCTTCGACTTCGCCTATGCCGTGAAAGACGACTACTCCGGCAACGACTTCGCCCACGACGAGAAGAGCGACGGACACGTCACCTCCGGCTCCTACCGCGTCCTCCTCCCCGACGGGCGCACCCAGATCGTCACCTTCACCGCCGACCACGAGAACGGATACATCGCCGAAGTCGCCTACGAAGGAGAGGCCTCCTACCCTCCCCCAGCTAAGCCCGCCTACGGTCCACCCCCACCAGCCTACGCCTAA
- the LOC136847004 gene encoding cuticle protein 19-like, which produces MSAKLFVIAALVAVACAAPAPDSPPGYGHPPPSYKEPGMPFEFAYAVKDDYTGNDFAHNEKSDGHVTSGSYRVLLPDGRTQIVTFTADHHGGYVADVAYEGVASYPPPAKPAYGPPPPAYA; this is translated from the exons ATGTCTGCTAAG CTCTTCGTCATCGCCGCCCTCGTGGCCGTAGCTTGCGCCGCCCCTGCTCCCGACTCCCCACCAGGATACGGGCACCCTCCCCCATCCTACAAGGAACCAGGAATGCCCTTCGAGTTCGCCTACGCCGTGAAGGACGACTACACCGGCAACGACTTCGCTCACAACGAGAAGAGCGACGGACATGTCACCTCCGGCTCCTACCGCGTCCTCCTCCCCGACGGGCGCACCCAGATCGTCACCTTCACCGCCGACCACCACGGCGGCTACGTCGCCGACGTGGCCTACGAAGGAGTGGCCTCCTACCCACCCCCTGCCAAGCCTGCGTACGGCCCACCCCCACCAGCTTACGCCTAA
- the LOC136847154 gene encoding cuticle protein 7-like codes for MRTSERKRIQAKENGERERESHGQYKRECQFDLSIIQSSFFIMSAKIFVIAALVAVACAAPNPDSPPSYGPPPPSYKEPGMPYEFAYAVKDDYTGNDFAHDEKSDGSLTSGSYRVALPDGRTQIVTFSADHHGGYVADVAYEGVASYPAPAPPAYGPPPPVYA; via the exons ATGAGGACGAGTGAAAGAAAACGGATACAGGCTaaagaaaacggagagagagagagagagagccatggaCAGTATAAAAGGGAGTGCCAATTCGATCTGAGTATCATACAGTCGTCGTTCTTCATCATGTCTGCAAAG ATCTTCGTCATCGCCGCCCTCGTGGCCGTAGCCTGCGCCGCCCCTAATCCCGACTCCCCACCATCCTATGGGCCTCCTCCCCCATCCTACAAGGAACCCGGGATGCCCTACGAATTCGCCTACGCCGTGAAGGACGACTACACCGGCAACGACTTCGCCCACGACGAGAAGAGCGACGGCAGCCTCACCTCCGGGTCGTACCGCGTCGCCCTCCCCGACGGGCGCACCCAGATCGTCACCTTCTCCGCCGACCACCACGGCGGCTACGTCGCCGACGTGGCTTACGAAGGAGTGGCCTCCTACCCAGCCCCAGCTCCACCCGCTTACGGCCCACCCCCACCAGTCTACGCTTAA